From Primulina huaijiensis isolate GDHJ02 chromosome 15, ASM1229523v2, whole genome shotgun sequence, one genomic window encodes:
- the LOC140960274 gene encoding oleosin H1-like, whose product MADRDRDRGQQYQLYPQQQQQQQRYEGGLKNILPQKGPSASQVLAIVTLLPVSGTLLALAGITLAGSLIGLAVATPVFLIFSPVLVPAAILIAGAVTAFLTSGAFGLTGLSSLSWVLNSFRQATGREPLDYAKRRVQEATAQVGDKTRQAGETIKAKGQEGGREGGPTVGAGAGRPA is encoded by the coding sequence ATGGCAGATCGAGATCGAGATCGTGGTCAACAGTACCAACTCTAtccccagcagcagcagcagcagcagcgctACGAAGGCGGCCTCAAGAATATCCTCCCACAAAAGGGCCCCTCCGCCTCCCAAGTGCTCGCCATAGTCACCCTCCTTCCAGTCAGCGGGACCCTCCTAGCCCTCGCGGGGATCACACTCGCCGGATCTCTCATCGGCCTCGCCGTCGCCACCCCGGTCTTCCTCATCTTCAGCCCAGTTCTTGTTCCCGCCGCCATCCTCATCGCCGGGGCAGTGACGGCGTTCTTGACATCCGGGGCATTTGGGCTCACAGGACTCTCGTCCCTCTCGTGGGTCTTGAATTCGTTCCGCCAGGCCACTGGCCGGGAGCCGCTAGACTATGCGAAGCGGCGGGTGCAGGAAGCAACGGCTCAAGTGGGAGATAAAACGAGGCAAGCGGGAGAAACAATCAAGGCTAAAGGTCAGGAAGGAGGGCGAGAAGGTGGCCCAACTGTGGGTGCAGGTGCCGGTCGACCTGCTTGA